The Bubalus kerabau isolate K-KA32 ecotype Philippines breed swamp buffalo chromosome 8, PCC_UOA_SB_1v2, whole genome shotgun sequence genomic sequence gggttgggggcaggaggagaaggggacgacagaggatgagatggctggatggcatcaccgacttgatggacgtgagtttaaggtgaactccgggagttggtgatggacagggaggccttacgtgctgcaattcatggggtcgcaaagagtcggacacgactgagtgactgaattgaactgaactgaatagaagaaTAGATTAATAAATttggataaaatataaaaagttaataaaagtgtaggttaacttttaaaagatgaaagcaaaaacaacatgcaGATCAAGTCAGGATACAAATAGCAAACTAAGAAGTGGTATTTGCAAATATTATTAGAGGTCCAATATCCTTACTCTAGAGTTTCACAGTTTGAGAAGAAAAAGGCTAACCATACAAAAAGTAAGATCTGTGAACAGCCAGTTCACAAGGAAgaaagcaagtatcttttaaacatatgaaaagatgttaaatCTCACTCATaggagaaatgcaaattagaacAATACTGAGGTACCATTTCTTGTGTATCAGATGAGCAGAAGTCCAAAATTTTGACGGTGTTATTTTGTTGGCAATACTGTGTGAAAACAAGCGCACCTGTGCCTTACTACTGAAGGGGAAATTTGGTCTTATCTGTCAAAATTACATACACATTTACCTTTTGGCTCAGGAATTCTACTTTGAAAAGTTTATTCTAAGGATTACTGTCAAATACAGTGAACAGCACTTGCATGCGTTATTCACTATGCCAGTATTTATTTTaccaaaaactagaaataatgTAAGTGGCCACTAGTAAGGGACTAGTAGAAGTTACACTATATCTATATGATAAAATGGAATGAGGAAGAACTGTATTTTACTATAGCATGATATCCAAAGCACATTTCTtttgaaaacacacacatgcatgcacatggagagagagacaaTAGAATGATCAACTATAGACCAACAAAATTGATTACCTTCAGAGTTTGGGACCGAACTTGGAAGAGGAAGCAGGTAAGCAAATTAGATatctgtgtgtacatgtatatatttctgttgtttagacTTTAGATCATgtccttttttttaatatcacttaAAAGATTgtatcaaaagtaaaaaaaaaaaacaaaacagttcctACAAATTGAAACAAACTGAAACAATTGATTCTAACTGTATATCCAGTTGATAAAATAACCATAGATTTTCACACACATGTGAAAATTCTACTTCAGTAAATTCATCAGGGAGTCttgaaatatatacttttataaagcTCCACAGTTTGATTCTAATGAGCAGCCTGCTTTGGGAATCACCACAGTAAATGTTCTATCTATAATAAGCCTGAAATTTGAGTCtccaaaaagataaatatgtcTTTTAAGAAGAATATTTTAATGCTTAATAGATTCAAACCTACTCTATTCAatacttttataatataaaaagatggttaaaaagaaaaaaatcatacatcTTTTCGTGCTGGTataatagggaaaaaaatgaaaatgaaaatgtcttcTCTGAATGTTTCATTATGTAATTTTTGATGCATGTATGTTTAAATatctcactttcctttttttttttttttcagcaaactGTATGTGATGGCTTCTGTGTTTGTCTGTCTCCTCCTTTCTGGACTGgctgtgtttttccttttccctcgtTCTATTGACGTGAAATACATTGGCGTCAAATCAGCATATGTTAGTTATGATGTTCAAAAAcgcacaatatatttaaatatcacGGTAAGAAcatgtttatattaatatttgacttcattcctttatttttaaaaattttttattgcgaggtatttgctttattgtgcttgtttctgccatatatcaacatgaagaCGTCATTCCTTTTCATGTTTAGCAACACCTTTGTCCTTATTGAGAGAACATGAAAGGTAACACTTTAATACTTAGTTTTCGTTCTTTCTGTCTGATGTATTGACCTTTTCTATCATCTTTGATTCTGCTGAAAATGGCAAATTCTGTGTATTCAGAATCCTTAGCATTTGAAGATGCCTTTGGGAgggtaaaattaaataattactgGGAGAAAAGTTTTTACAATCTGTTTACTTTTCAGCATTAGACGCTCAGTTGCTCCTAGCAAGATGTTAATATAGTTGATTGAATAGATGTTATACATGTAACATTTTCATGTCCTTGTGTTTTGTGAAGCACAATTTTTGCCATCTTTAACAGACCATTCCTTTGGTTTCAAAGGTAGTGAACAAGTGATTGATTTCTCTTGTAAATTAGTATGTGTGAAAATCTTTGTTtctcaggaaaataatttttaggatTCTGCAGCCTTCCCACACctgaaacaagcaaacaaaaacctcaGAGAAGGTCTTGTATGTGTTCTACATTTATGTAAGCATGGTTTGCAAATCACTGTATTATTAATAAGGAAGATACATGGCTTCTGGCTTTAAGGTACATCTATGTGGCAACGATTTGTTTGGAAGGGTAATATTGGACTTCATTCGTTTTCCTTGAAGAGTTTGTTGGTGTGCTAGAGGTTGAGGTCGATGCGCCTGTGGTGCTGGAGGGGGGTTGAGAGACATAGGGACTGAAAAGGAAATGTGTGTTGGGTAGAATTACTCCTTAATTACAGGAAGAAAAGAAGTCACAtggattcatttattctttttaaaaaagaaacttgaatTAGCTATACTCTGTCAACTACTTCCATACCATTTACGTTATATTCACAACTGTGTATGTAGCATTTGCACTATATTAGATATTAGAAGTAATTTAGAGATGTTATGTGGAGGATGTGCAtaagttatatgcaaatataCACCGTTTTATAtcagggacttgagcatctgcagattttggtatGATGGAACCTTGAGTGGATGGGATAGTTGGTCCTGAAACCAATCCCCCATGGATAGCAAGAGATGACTAAACATACATGTGCTAACTCTGTATATAAGCATTTCCATGCATATATTTAcacataatacattttaaaatggaattatatataAAGGGTACACACATATACGTGAGTGTATATACATGCACGTTTTCACTTAATTAATCTCACTGCATTTTCCCATATTATGTGGTTGCATGTAGTCTTTTACATGGCCATATTACAGTTTTTATTCAGCCTTAATAGTTGCTTAGTTTTgatattacaaatatttattccaaAAACATCTTTGTGCTTAAACTTTGTGCTTCCATTTCAGGTTATTTTTTAAGGATAAATTCCTGAAAGTAAATTTGCAGTTAAAGATCATAAGTTTAAGGCCTTTAATAATAAATCATCATTATTCAAAAGCCTATGACTACAGTCCTTTGCCTTATAAATTAAATGGATTCTCAGTTTTCAGcagtaaaattttttatttttcatactaaACTTTTTTGTCCTATCTTATTTTTTGTTGTCTCTCTTGATGTTTATCTTTGTGTTACCTTTTTAGCTACCAATTTATCTTTCTGTAATTCTTACAAGTATTTTTGCTTCCAGCCTGTTTTGCATCATCTTTGTGTTATCTTTTTAGCTACCAATTTATGTTTCTGTAAttcttataattatttttgtttccagcctgtttgcatttttttttaaagataggccTTTATTGTTTTAGAAACagctaaaaattagaaatatgtaGCATCTGCTGCACTATAATTTTCATGATCTGGAGAATGAGAGAGGTCATTTTTTACTAAACCCCCATGACAAGTACAGTCCTCTGAAGACCTTTTAACTTCTGGGAAATAGAAAACTTCTCTATGAGGAATCTACACCTTTCAACCTGTCTCCCCTCTACCCAAGCCCCAAAATGACTTAACATTCACGGCACCACAGAATaccttacacatttttttttcccctcaaaccgTCTACCCATGCTGATCAGTTCTAGAAGGTACTGGTGTCACATGATGCAGTTTCTTCTCGGTGTGGAATATTAACTCAGAGCAAATGGGAAGACAATACAAAATGAGCTGACTACCATGGTGTGGGCTGcctatgaatttaaaaaaatattttaatattctaatgAACAGTATGGACACCTCATCAGAAAAAATGTGTACCAGTATTATATAGAACTCCAAAATTTTCCTGGATCCCATTCCTTGGTCTATATCAGAGGGTCCATTGACCTTAAATTTGCAATTTTTTACTGTAGTGTTtagaaataaatggagaaggacatggcagcccactccagtattcttgcctggagaatctcagggacagaggagcttggtgggctgacgtctatggggtggcacagagtcagacacgactgaagtgacttagcagcagcagcagctagaaataaaatgatattggTATTAAGACCcaagtagaattttaaaacatttctctaaatttaacaaaatgaatGTATAAATGTGATCATAAAATTGCTGGTTGCtagcacattcttttttttctcatcatttttatACTAAGACCATTTTCTATCTTGTCACTTAGCCCATGTTGCCTCATTCCATATCTTTCTCCATATTCATATTAACTTATAAACTCACATGTTCAGTTTTTCTTAAATCATTATTTagttctaaaaataatattttgtacatACTTTTATGCATCTTGGTTTTCTCAGTTGTTAATACTTTACAGGAATCACTCCTGATTTTCTGCTTagagttcattcattctttttaatggctgcatattATTCCATGTAATGacataatattatttttcaagCATTCTACTTTATGTTGGACATTCACTTTATTTTCaagatttgtgttttgttttttgccactACAAATAACACTGTCATTAACATCctaatgtttttatttctgtggaaTAATTgctcagaagtagaattgctaggtcaAAGGATAATGCATAATTTAAATTTCAATGAATATTGCTGTAATCCTTCATGTATTTTCCAGGAATGCAAAAATACACCCTTTGACCCATATCCCTGCCAGAAATAGAATCTGTCATTTTCTATAACTTTTACTAGTTTAATGGATATAAAGCAATATTCCACCTTTATTTAAATCAGCTTTTCTTTGACCATAAATTAATTTGATAAATAGTGTTTCTTGGCCATTTATATTTGTACTCTTCTGATTTCTTTACTCATATcctttgctcttattttttttttttaacaggaggctttatgtctttttttccactttgtaAGGCCTCGTAGTATAGGTGACAACCATTACTATCTGCCTTACAAATACTTCTTCAAGATTTATTAGTTAatgttttgtgattttgtttatgatttcttttgttAGCACTATTTTAGATGTTTTGTTATTTCCTGAtttaacagtttttcttttcattgactgTTTTCTAAAGTAATTTGAAACAGTTCTTTAAGTTAGAATTGCAGAAGTTCAGCCCAGCTGTTAATTAAGTGTGGAAATGATGCAGCTGTATTTCTTTTCATCAAGTCTTGAAACTGTTCCAATTCCTCTTAAAGGTGACCTGTTGGAAACCTCTACTCATGTATAAGATaaaataccaattaaaaaaaatggtttaaagttttgcttaacattttaaaaggttgTCTTTGTATTCAGTAGAATCAGAAATAACTTAGCCTGTGAAGTCATTTACAtattaacatttagaaaaatttGGATGGAACTTTAGAGTtacttttattgaaaaataaaaaagtaattttccttGGGGACATGGGCACTGCAGCAGTAGCCCTGAGAGGCACAGCATGTTGGcgtaagtcctcttggaggaggtagccattagccccaccatagagcctgtATGTGGAGTActttaattgtgtctgactctttgtgaccccatggactgtagactgccaggcttctctgtccatgggatttcccaggcaagaatactagagtgggttgccattcccttttccaggggttcttccccactCTGGGATTAAACTtgggtctccggcactgcaggcagattctttaccatctgagccaccagccctaccatagagcctgcagactccaggactgggtgctcaggccaaacaactaacaggaagggagcacagccccacgcatcagcagaaaattagattaaatatttagtgagcaaggccctgcccacctgaGCAAGACCTagctttccccacagccagtccttcccatcaggatGCTTGCACAAGGCTCTTATTCTcatccatcagagagcagacagaagaagcaagaactacagTCCCATGGCCTCTAGAACGAaaaccagaatcacagaaaactaaccaaaatgatcacatggatcatactcttatgtaaatcaatgaagctatgagccatgccatgcagggccacccaaggtgaatgggtcatggtggaaagctctgataaaacgtggtccactggagaagggaatggcaaaccacttcaatgttcttgccttgagaaacccaggaagagtatgaaaagacaaaaagatatgacaccagaagatgagctccccaggttgATGTGTACAACATGCTACTGGGAAAGAGTatagaaatagctccagaaagaatgaggaggctgagccaaagcagaaataacatccagttgtagatgtgtctgctggtgaaagtaaaatccaatgctgtaaagatcaatattgcataggaacctggaatgttaggtcaataaatcaaggtaaattggatgtggtcaggcagtagatggcaagagtgaacgtcgatattttaggaatcagtgaacaaaaatggaaatgggcaaatttaattcagatgaccattatatctactactgtgggcaagaatcccttagaagaaatggagtagccgtcatagttaacaaaagagttcaaaatgccgtacttgggtgcagtctcaaaaaccacagaatggtctctgttcatttccaaggcaaaccattcagcatcacagtgaTTCAAGTCTGTGTCCCAAAACACTAatactgaaaaagctgaagttgaacagttctatgaagacctacaagacttagaacaaacaccaaaaccagatgtccttttcatcataggtgattggaatgcaaaagtagaaagtcacgagatacctggagtaacagataagtttggccttggaatacaaaatgaagcagggcaaaagctaaccaagttttgccaagagaatacactggtcatagcaaatacctcttccaacaatgcaagagatgactttacacgtgggcatcaccagatggtcagtatgaaaatcagattgattatattctttgcagccaaagatgggagaagctctatacagtccataaaaacaagacctggaaatGACTGTGGCTGGgatcatgagcttcttattgtaaaattcagactcaagaaaggagggaaaaccactaggccattcagatatgaactaaatcaaattccttacatttatacagtggaagttacaaagagattcaagggattagatctgatagagtacctgaagaactatgaacagaggttcataacactgtataggaggcagtgaccaaaaccattccccaaaaagatgaaagaaggcaaaatggttgtctgagggggtcttacaaataggtgagacaagaagagaagcaagaggcaaggaagaaagggaaggatatacccaactgaataccgagttccagagaatagcacagagagataagaaaaccttaagtgaacaatgcaaagaaatagaagaaaacatggaatgggaaagactagagatttcttcaagaaaattgaagataccaagggaacatttcatacaaatatgggcacaataaacgacagaaaCGGCAGGGACCtgacaaaagcagaagagattaagaggtagCAGGAATACAtagcagaactatacaaaaaggtcttaataaaCTGGATAACCAATATGTTGTGGTTATCCAAATgtacaatctggatttagaaaaggcagaggaacaagaggttAAATTGCagacatccgttggatcatagaaaaagcgagggtattccagaaaaacatctacttttgcttcattgaccactctaaagcctttgtgtagatcacaacagactgtggtaaattcttaaagaaacgggaataccagaccactttacctgcctgaTGAGGAACCTGTAtgaaggtgaagaagcaacagttagaactggacatggaacaatggactggttcaaaatggggaaaggagtacatcaaggctgtatattgtcaccctgcttatttaacgtacatGCAGGGTACAGCatatgaaatgctgagctggatgaatcccaaactggaatcaaggttgccaggagaaatatcaaaaacctcagatgtTACCAGACTTGGCGGAAAGCAGAGGACTtaaaagaacttcttgatgaaggtgaaagaggagagtgaaaaagctcacttaaaactcaacattcaaaaaactaaagatcatggcatctggtcccatcacttcctggcaaatagatgggggaataaatggaaaagatggcagatattattttcctgggctccaaaatcactgcagagagtgactgcagccatgaaattaaaagacacttgttcccttggaagaagagctatgacagacctagatagcatattaaaaagcaggcacatcattttgccaacaaaagtctgtagagtcaaaggtttttccagtagtcatgtatggatgtgagagttggaccataaagaaggttgagcgctgaagaattaatgctttcaaactatagtgctatagaagactcttgagagtcccttgaacagcaaagagatcaaaccagtcaatcctaaagggaatcaactgagtatattcatttgaaggactgatgctgaagctccagtactttggtcacctgatgccaagagctgactcattggaaaaaaccctgattctggaaaaggttgatggcaagaggagaaagggccacagaggataagatggaaaatggcatcactgactcagtagacatgagtttgagcaaactcaggaagatagtgaaggacagggaagcctggcatactgcagtctatggggttgcaattagttggacagaacttagcaactgaacaacaatttttattgaatttttgctAAGGccacaaatacattttataacaTTGATTTTTCTATGTTCTGGTACTATATATTTCTTGGGGCTACTCTTTAAAAGTATATGTTCATTGtatgtgttttatatacataACACTCATGCAAAACCCAAATAATTGGTTCAATGTTCTTTGATGTTTTAGGGGACAATTTACTTCCTCCTGGTAAATGAAGCATAGCCACAGCTGGAGtcattttctctatttattttgaaTACTCCTTTTTATGCCTATTCTAAGATAACTTGCACATTTTCTACctcctttctttttcagaataCACTAAATATAACGAACAATAACTATTATTCTGTTGAAGTTGAAAACATCACTGCACAAGTTCAGTTTTCAAAAACAGTTATTGGAAAGGCACGCTTAAACAACATAACAAGTATTGGTCCACTGGATATGAAACAGGTAAGCTTCATTCAGAAAATACTTTGGAGGAGTTAAATGCATCTCAACTTTGTATATAATATTAACtttcaggagatgggggttttCCTAAAAAATTAGACTTTGAAATGTATCCCATACATATGTAAAACAAAGTCATAGAATCAACCCataaaaagagaggtttccaaactcTTTTAAGTTATGAAATGTGTctgaaatatttgatattttgataCTATTCTCTGttggtttattttcattttttgcttttcaGATTGATTACACAGTACCTACTGTCATAGCAGAGGAAATGAGTTATATGTTGTAAGttctgatttttaattattttctctcattaaattataaagaataagtgtgtgtatgtgtgaatatataggactttcctgatagctcagttggtaaagaatccgcctgcaatgcaggaggccccaattcgattcctgggtcgagaagattcactgaagaagggataggctatccacgccagtattcttggactttgcttgtgactcagctggtaaagaatccacctgcaatgcgggagacctgggttcgatccttgggttgggaagatcccctggagaagggaaaggctacccactccagtttctggccttgagaattccatatacagtccatggggtcatggggtcacaaagagtcgtatatacatgtgtgaatatatatttttaataaatatacatgtttaaTTTTCCATCATTTTAGCAGAGACAAGACCACATTTTTAGAATGTTCCTTCTGGCCTTTGATCATCTCCGTTCTCTCTTTTCAAAATGTGTAACATTAATGTACATATACCTGTACACATAgtttttttttcacaattaagATTATGCATACCATGTCACTTTTTATTTACTATGTTATAAAAATCATATTctcatattttgttatttttttgtttttgtataggAGGACTACAAATGCTAATGACATTTAATATTCTATTCGGGTTTGAAGTTGTGAAACTTGTAAATTAGGTCTAAATGATTATTAACTCTTGTTAAGTAAAAAACTGTGATAATTTTTTAATCCTCTTTTGATATCAGCCTGATACAGAATTTCTGAGTAGGTAATAATCTGGTTACTAAAATttcaaaaggtgaaaaaaaaatagaagtagtTAGTAGACAACTCTACAGCTGCTGTAGTATGAAAGCATAGAATAAGAAGCCATGAAAATATTAATCATTTGAGATATAGAAAATGCTCCACCATTTAATGGCTATTTATTATATCTTCTTAATAGTATTTCTATTGGCTTTAACATAGGAAGAGGAATTGTAATTaaactattttattaataaatttctaATGTCATAGTTTGTGTGTATTTacattgcttttttctttaacagtGATTTCTGTACACTGTTAACCATCAAGGTACATAACATAGTGCTCATGATGCAGTAAGTATGAATTTTTTTTGAAGTAATTTCTTTGTTTCAACTTTAGATGTGTAACATTAGCTTGGAGTATACACATCTTTATAAATGCTgtcttatttgtgtttttaagcCTTACATAAGTGCAGTGAGGTGAAGAAAATAGTTTCCcactttacacatgaggaaatggGAGCTCAGAGAAGCAGGAAGGACCACATGTCTGCTAAATAGTGAATCTGGACCTTCcaagaactcaggaaaacagtagaaattgATACAGAGAGAAGGATGAGCTCAACAGCCAATTCCTTGCTCCCTGTGGTAAAGGCAGTAACAGTAGTGAAGAGAAGTGATGTTATTGGTTTGCAAGCTGGGTGTTTCCCTAAGCCATGAAAACATTGTAGGTTATAGGTTGGGTCTTTAGGCCATTAGCTAACACCTAATTAACCCTTTTCCTCTGATGAGAGAACtgtgtgattatttttaagagtGCAAtgaactaaatatatttttagccAAAGAGAggtgttttgaaaaaaattaaatttgtttgcATATAATTATTTGGATAGGGCTTGCTCAGCCAGCATTCCTGTTGTCTGCTGGGAAAATACTCCCTAAGAGACCCATGTCTACAACATTAAGTTATCATTAATCAAATAACCTCTCCCTGAAAAGAATTTTGATATATAAAGTGTTCCCActttagaaagatttttttatatataactatTCAGTGcttctctccatttattttattttcagagttaCTGTAACGACAACTTACTTTGGACATTCGGAACAGATATCCCAGGAAAGGTACCAGTATGTTGATTGTGGAAGAAACACCACGTATCATTTGGGGCAATCTGAATATCTAAATGTACTTCAGCCACAACAGTGAAAACTCAGAGATGCACCTGGAGAAAAAAGATACCTATTGATATTTTCCAAACTTGAAAGGATGAGGTACTTCGTGATACGAGATCTTAAATTGAACAACCTAAAGTTTACACTTCTGTTTTAAGAGTACATCTAAGAATATGTGGACTTGTAGTTTATTACAATTCTCCAGTCTGTGTTTGTGATATTTGTACCAGGATCTTTTATTTGAACCTAAATTTACTGATTGATGTTCTTCACTCCTTTCCCAAAGGGGAAAACTAAGACTTCTCCTTTAGGATAACAGATacttatttaaaattcacagctCTAATCACTACTGAAAACATAATTTTGGTGATGAACATAATTTGAGAAACTTTATTTCTGAATGTTTTTATAGAAAATTACAGAGGGCCTATTACTGATGAAGACATTTAAagaataccttttcttttttcctgttttataaacTCCCATTGCTACTTGGTAGTATTTAATCTATATGTTATTTTAGCTTTTagctaaatatttttactttttcattttgaaatcccACTCATTTGCATGGTTTTGTCAGTGTTATTTCAAGCTAGTGTTTGCATAACACTTATAAACCAAAATAATGTTTGCAGAATTCTGtacctgaaaaattttaaaaacccctATATAATGTGTTTCACATGTCTTTCCATGTTATAGTTGTGTGAAACTTTTGTGTAATATTCAAATATAACCATTTAATGTACAGTATTGTAAATAAATTATGCATGGATTCTAAATAGTTGTAATAAATGTTAAAGTGGTACAGGTTTAAAATCTAGTAAGTtgctcataaaaatgaaaaaaaacaagaaaatgaaattcagaaacCTCTAGAATGTGAATATGTTTCCAAATACATATTTGATCAGGTATAACatagatttgaaataaaatattttggtgatccacttttttttaatgttgcttttCATACTAAAGAATTATGAAGATACTTTTCACAACTGTTAGGTACTCAGATCATCAATTTTATGAATGTTTTAGAGGTGAAATTATTACTTTGGTAAAATTATCCAGGAAATCCTGTTATAAATTATGGTGGCTATAGCAAAATAAAAcctatactttttttaaatttaattactttGCACATCGTGGATATCAGGCTTCTAAGAGttacattttttaagttttctactTTTGGTTTGGATTTTGTTTAAAGTTGTTCTGAAGTGTAAATTATTGACTTActttactattttatatttttaataccattttgcatttggGCTTTTGGCCTTTTCACTTCCCAAGTTCAAAGTACCTTTGAAATACATGCTACTGAGCATAGGGGCTGACTATTGATACCAAAAACAGTCATTGGCTTGAGATTAATTTCCTTCAGTTCCTTAGTGATAAATCAGGTTACCCCTCTCTCTACCTGAAAAGTGCCTAACATAGGTCTGAAACATTCTTATTTATAAGTCTGATTCTCTCAACTATAAAACGTGAGCTTTATTTAATTACAAGTAATTAGAGCTAATGAAGCCCTCCTTTCTGCCTTTAAACCTACTCAGGTTTCCCCTTAGCTTTCATATcctttttttctaagttttcctCAATGAACCATTTTAATGATGAAATGTACTAACTTCTTTTTTCGTTTTTAACTACTTAGTCTCCCGTTAATCCACTGCTAACTCATC encodes the following:
- the TMEM106B gene encoding transmembrane protein 106B; this encodes MGKSFSHLPLHSNKEDGYDGITSTENIRNGLVNGEVHNEDGRSGDVSQFPYVEFTGRDSVTCPTCQGTGRIPRGQENQLVALIPYSDQRLRPRRTKLYVMASVFVCLLLSGLAVFFLFPRSIDVKYIGVKSAYVSYDVQKRTIYLNITNTLNITNNNYYSVEVENITAQVQFSKTVIGKARLNNITSIGPLDMKQIDYTVPTVIAEEMSYMFDFCTLLTIKVHNIVLMMQVTVTTTYFGHSEQISQERYQYVDCGRNTTYHLGQSEYLNVLQPQQ